Genomic segment of Eupeodes corollae chromosome 2, idEupCoro1.1, whole genome shotgun sequence:
CTTCTatgtaaaacacattttttaaagaacagcAAATAACTCCACAAATTTATCTTTTGCTTtcaggtaaaaataaaattaacgtcTTAGAGATCTTTTATCGGAAAATGATTGCTTTCTTTTCTTACACCTAAGGGAGCAAGGAGATTAgaccaacaaatattttgtatatattttttttggtcaccaaaaaacatcaatatttcgtattattatcaattattattatgtgtGTACTGCCACATTCAGAgtctttaagatttttaatttattagcttcatacattatttaaaaagttttgaagtttgaattttaaaaagaagtaaaacAGCTTAAACCACTTAGTAATATGCTCTGAAAACACTTTATTCTGAGTTGTTATTTCAGTAAGtaataagtaaacaaaaaaagaattgtcaTTCAGTATAAACttaacacaaaaacaatttatttacaaaatcaatcaagaaacttaataaaataaagaaaaaacgtaAATAAATATCATTTGAATTTCTAACCTAAATTTAACACTTaatctagttttattttttaaatacgattaAATTCGTTTTTATGATAACGTTTGGCCCGAATCAATGAGACAAATATTAGTATCTACGAAACTCATTCATTGGgccatattttgtttataaactagGACTGCaaagttttattatataaattcttttattgGCACTTTTATTGTGTGTTGATTTTTCTACCTTCTCCTAACCCAACcggcatttttgaaaattttataaatcatatCGCGAGGAATTTTCTCAGCTTCTCTATCAAATACTGGCATTTCCTTGTCAGTTAGCCATGATTCTTTTGCCAATGCTGCAGCTACTCGAGGATTCTTGTAGAAATTATTTGTCAATTCTGGAGGAAGTTGGGCTTCTCTTATGGCATTTTCAACAACGGATTTATGAGCCAAATCCGGTTGAATGTGAATATGGCGTTGAGATGGATATGCTGATGGTTGATATTGAAGTGGTTGTAATTGATGGAAATATAATTGGGCTGTTGAAAATCCTATTGCAAAGGTTAGGAAAACAATTGTTGACttcattttgtttctgaaagtaaaaaagatacaaaacattttttaatttaatgtgatTTTGAAAGATTCTAAGTagtaaaagcagaaatgaacaTAAACACAACACATCTTTACTCATgggtttatttattcaaaagttgCATCGTTTTTCATCGTTTTGTTTTccaatatatttatgtaaattattggTAATCTTACAGACACACTTTTGGGTCAATGTCAACTGAACCATATACTCCAATACCGATCTTGAACCAAAGATCTTTTTCTACCCAAAAGGTACCCAAGTAGACCGGATTGTATCGTAACCTAACAGAGTGCTACTTCAACTGCAGTTATTTCATTCTCTTCCCAAAAGCTCATCAACtattacaacatttttttggttttatggtAAGCCACAAACTGATGCAAGCCCGTAAGTGCAACcgaatgaataataataaagaaaatataaaaaaaacaataaattttattgttccAAATGTATGGCGTATGCGTAATAATTTTTGATTCGCAATACAAAATTCGCATAGTGCCTACTATAgtagttttatagtttaaacaaaAGCCTTTTTGGCGCCATATCAATGCGTCgatctttaataaaaagtaaaacacaTGTCAGAGGCAATAAAGATACAAATCTACGATACGGTATGTGAGGTAGGTGTAGGAGTCAGTTATAACCTAAGACCAGCACAGCGGCATTGCATGTATTACAAGACGTTTGCCCGAAAAACTTATCAACTGTAATGTATCACCATAAGTCGTGATCTGAAAgcgtaaacaaaataaattgttgtgggcgattaaaagtgacagtttaaTGAATTCAAAATCGCACTTGTGCCAGAGTTGCCATCTGATTGTATGAACATGGCAagattgccgtctgccagaaaaTAACgtttactttaataaaataagaaaataaatagttgATAGGTTTTCAATAGAtttcttgttataaaaatataatttgtagttttaaattcactcaaatagaaaaaaatcaatgatcTTTTGATAACTATTGATTTTGcgttttagtttaagtttttataaattcatattattaattgttttagaaatttgtaaattaatatttttaaggaaaacagaattaaacaacaaatttaaaggtTGAAAAGCTTCTACAATAATTTTAGGCATTGTCACAGAGCATGAAGAGATTTGTTCACTAAAGGATCCGTTCATTTGTTCTCTAGAGAGGACAACAAAGTGTTGAAAATAGAGGCCTAGAAATTCTTGTAGTATCGGACAAATAGCTATGAAATGGTAAATATCGTCACGCTCATTTCTGTTGCAATAATTGCAAATGATGGGTAGATCTGACTGATGCGGAATATAATTTAAGTCCAATATTTCAACCCTTGCTCTGAAAATAGTACCTATAGCTCTCGCAAAaagccttttattaaaataatttttcgcaTTAGTATTTAAGAAGTGGCTTAGATTTCTATACATTTCTCTTGTTGACGAAACATTCCAAAAGATATCTTGTCAGTTATCTATGTTTAACTCAGTGAGTTCAAGAGATTATTATTATGCAACCAGGCAAGTTAAGTCCATTCCTTAAATGGCGATGCTTCTTTTCACAAAAGAACCTTCGTAAAAGATATGTGCAGCAAAACCAAGTCATCCGCGTAATGAAGtacttttatacaaatattagaaaaacaaactcCACTGGGTAAGTTATCTGAAATATCCAAACTGTAGCATgagttttacatacaaaattttcgtagatatttagaaattttctagATATACCAAGTGAGgccattttgtaaatgagaGCTTGTCGATTGACGGTATCTAATGCAGCTTTTAAGTCGATAAAGCAAGCATACAACTTATAACTTACAAATTATGGCCAACCGTGGAAAAGCCCTCACGAAAACCAACTTGAAACAATTCTTAAGCGATTGTTTGATTCTACCCAACTGATAAGTCTTTTGTATAAGATTCTAGCAAATACTTTTCTAATGGAATTCGATATTGAAATACCTCTGTAATTctcctttcttaaatattaaaaatatagcaGCTTTATTAAAACTTGAGGGAACGCAAGCGGAATCCTACaagtttcaataaaaagaaagaaaatattgcttGTATTTCAAAgaggtttttaagaaattcaacgGGAATGCCATCCTGGGgacttattgtttttcataataaaaagagaATGAGAGAGATTGATAAGAacgatgaaagtgaaataccaatcgtaagacttaaagaaataaaaagtatgtgtttacatcaactatcaaataaaaaatcaacaggttacgatctaattactgttcaggttatgaaagaaatgccattgaaagcctttataaaactccaatatataataaatgcaggCCTtataagcaccggtatgtcccgcaccattggaaaattgctgaagtaattgcataccaaagcaaggtaagccacctacagaagtgacggcttacagaaaaaaatataacttataccaattatggcaaaagtttttgaaaaactgcttttgaagagacttagcaaaatcatcagtttggctttagaaataaacattccaggATAGACCAAGTttatagaatatcggatgtaatagaaaaagcattagaagaaaaacaagtatgtttagctattttcttagatacaaactgcaaaggaatcttcccaggcagtactttgaaatattaaaatcgtacatctcagaccgattgtttagagtatgGTACGaccaagaatactcggaattgaagaaaatagaagccggtgcaccacaaggaagtgttctaggtcctaccctgtatttactatacacaagggatattccagttggaaatcacaccataatggctacttttgcagatgataccgcaattttggtacccgacaaatgtgtctctaagacagcaataaaactacaaaatgccgtggacacagtgagagcttagACTGAAAAATGGCTTATCAAAgtcaattaaacaaaatctttacatattaactttacaaataaaaagatagacaatattccaatattcattaataatcaagctgtaccttacgccaatacggccaaataccttggaatgactttggatgcaaagtttaagtggaaagagcacatcaaaaaggaaaaattagaactaaacttgaaatttagaaaaatgtagtggttacttggtaacaactctgatttatcaatccaaatccaaaacaaaataatgctgtactaaagcctgtttgaacctatggaatccaattatggggctgtacaaacaacaaataccgaaatcatccaaaaattccaaaaattccaaaacaaagtccttcgtggaatagttaatgcaccttggtacataagaaataccgatctacatcgtgacctacaaatagaaatggttacagaagttgttaaaaaatacgctgtatcgcacaaacAGAGACtacaaagtcatactaattctgacaTGGAATCCGTcgtgaatataagaaaccatgttcggagattaagaagaaccaagcctcatgagcgtatggtctaaaaaaacatgggaaagtataaaaagtttaaacttaaccCAAAGTGATTGcataaagttaagaaagaa
This window contains:
- the LOC129947714 gene encoding uncharacterized protein LOC129947714, with product MKSTIVFLTFAIGFSTAQLYFHQLQPLQYQPSAYPSQRHIHIQPDLAHKSVVENAIREAQLPPELTNNFYKNPRVAAALAKESWLTDKEMPVFDREAEKIPRDMIYKIFKNAGWVRRR